Proteins encoded within one genomic window of Microbacterium sp. LKL04:
- a CDS encoding MarR family winged helix-turn-helix transcriptional regulator, giving the protein MVDTPAEDAPRFSPVIALLAVSASWEAQLAAELRGLGISTRKFGLLGHIGAEPGISFSELARRSRITVQSAHAAVHALVDDGLVADATAQAGAASDLSVTERGAQVLRDAQDRLERLDDALSQSHPRIADSLGGIRAGVIE; this is encoded by the coding sequence TAGATACCCCCGCAGAGGACGCACCGCGTTTCAGTCCCGTCATCGCGTTGCTCGCCGTCTCGGCATCGTGGGAGGCCCAGCTCGCGGCAGAGCTTCGGGGCCTCGGTATCTCGACCCGGAAGTTCGGGCTGCTCGGGCACATCGGGGCCGAGCCGGGGATCTCCTTCTCCGAGCTCGCCCGTCGCTCGCGCATCACCGTCCAGTCCGCTCATGCCGCCGTGCACGCTCTGGTGGACGACGGCCTCGTCGCCGACGCGACGGCCCAAGCCGGGGCGGCGAGCGACCTGAGCGTGACCGAACGCGGCGCACAGGTGCTGCGCGACGCTCAGGACCGCCTCGAGCGACTCGACGATGCGCTGTCGCAATCGCACCCCCGTATCGCGGACTCTCTCGGCGGCATCCGCGCGGGCGTGATCGAGTGA
- a CDS encoding DoxX family protein has translation MSPRRGRPPAIVRGVARILLAVLLTGAGLGHLTVLRRGFRVAVPDWSTRVLRTDKDTIVVASGVVEIALGLALIALPRERRRVGFAVAALFVAVFPGNIHHWRSGRDVPGLDSDAKRFGRLFLQPVLVAWAVWSTRR, from the coding sequence GTGAGCCCGCGCCGCGGTCGGCCGCCGGCAATCGTCCGCGGCGTCGCGCGGATTCTTCTGGCCGTCCTCCTGACCGGGGCGGGCCTCGGCCACCTGACGGTTCTCCGGCGCGGGTTCCGGGTCGCTGTCCCCGACTGGTCGACCCGCGTGCTGCGGACGGACAAGGACACGATCGTCGTCGCCTCGGGCGTCGTCGAGATCGCGCTCGGTCTCGCCCTCATCGCCCTGCCTCGAGAGCGACGTCGGGTCGGGTTCGCCGTCGCGGCGCTGTTCGTCGCCGTCTTCCCCGGGAACATCCACCACTGGCGCTCGGGACGGGACGTGCCCGGGCTCGACTCGGACGCGAAGCGGTTCGGGCGGCTCTTCCTCCAGCCGGTGCTCGTCGCATGGGCCGTGTGGTCGACGCGGCGCTGA
- a CDS encoding DUF3817 domain-containing protein, with protein sequence MFRTPLSIFRILAIAEVFSWTLLIAGLIIRAVGGPALAVTVGGGIHGFVFLSYGATALVVALNNRWGLGTAVLAVGSAVVPYATLPVEMWLRRSGRLDGAWRIDETSDPRDRRPVDRLLRWFLRHAGILIALVVVAVVALYVVLLIVGPPGGR encoded by the coding sequence GTGTTCCGCACCCCTCTCTCGATCTTCCGCATCCTCGCCATCGCCGAGGTGTTCTCATGGACCCTGCTCATCGCGGGTCTCATCATCCGTGCCGTGGGAGGACCCGCGCTCGCCGTCACGGTCGGCGGCGGCATCCACGGCTTCGTCTTCCTGTCCTACGGGGCGACCGCGCTCGTCGTCGCCCTCAACAACCGGTGGGGTCTCGGCACGGCGGTGCTGGCGGTGGGATCAGCTGTCGTCCCCTACGCGACGCTCCCCGTGGAGATGTGGCTGCGACGCAGCGGAAGGCTCGACGGCGCGTGGCGAATCGACGAGACGTCGGACCCGCGCGACCGGCGCCCCGTCGACCGGCTGCTGCGCTGGTTCCTGCGGCACGCCGGCATCCTGATCGCGCTCGTCGTGGTCGCGGTCGTCGCCCTCTACGTCGTGCTGCTGATCGTCGGCCCTCCCGGAGGGCGTTGA